Genomic window (Vidua macroura isolate BioBank_ID:100142 chromosome 3, ASM2450914v1, whole genome shotgun sequence):
CCAGGAGCTGCGGGCCCGGAGCGCCGGCAGGGGGCGCCAGCCCCTCGCCTGCCGCCTAACGGGCTCTGCCGCGCCTCCCCGACTCGGTCCCGGCCCTGGGGACAGGTCGGTGACAGCCTAATTTTCTGTCCCCTAGGGCCTCCCTCGGGCCAGGAGGAGCGGGCTGGGCTAATctagctctgcagggagcttgACACCAGCCGTGCACACCCTGGTGAAGGCTTCAGCCCACACCAGCACCGTGGTTGCAATGCCTGCACTTTGCCAAGCGTCCCTTGCTGACAAGGAAGATCGTGTTTCAAGGCTCAGATTAGGCTAGAAGATTAAATTGTGGTAGCAGCTGCTACTCAAAGGAACAAGGAATAAAATCATTAATTACGAGGACAAAGAAACAAGACACTCTTTCTAGCATTAGGCTTGCACGCAGCAAGTTCAGAAAGGCACAGGCAGCCTAACTTGGGAGATGAAGAAAATTCATCAAAGCCCTCTGACCTCTGCAGCACCCTtcaacatgaaaaagaaatacttcaTTTGTCTGTATCAGGATCCTGCTGGAACTCTCTGCCTCATATTTGGAGGGCTTCCTGACTGGGTTATATCCAGTCACCCCCAATCCTCCCTCCTCACACGAAATACTGAATCTAGAATTATAAACCTCTTAGGAACCCCAGCAAGGAGGTATGTTATGTAGTCCCAGTTTCTGAAGTGAAGTGATACTCTCAGATGACTCCAAAAGCTGGGTCTCCAAGAAAACCAACAACTATTAGAAGGATTAGCTCCACCTTATCCTACACTAGATGAGAATGTGGAGGTGGGCCAAGGCAGTACATCAGCCAGTACAGCCAGCAAAATCTGTGAAATGGGGTAGGCAGAAACTTACGAGTAACACTGAGGGGTAATACATCACCAGCTTACAGGTCACAGGATTGCTCTCCTTGGATGAGACAATGGGTGGCACACACAGTTCAAAAAACTTGGGACACCGTACCATGAGTAGCTAGTTCTACACCTTCACATGCTCAGGATCATTCCAGTCCAGGTCTTATTCAGTATCAAGTACAATACAGCCATTGTAAtctacttttaaaatagtttatttctGGTCTTAAAATATACATCAGTTtgaaaatctcagaaaaaaCCACATTAGTTACAGATTAACAGTCTGGAGTTGGGACACTGGAACTCGGATGGGCTCAAGGCCCCAGAGCCAATACTGCTAGAGGTGGGCAGGAGTGCACAGAACACAATGCCCACAGGGCAagacagggctctgctgctgctcgaGGCCACCACTCCCCCTCAACCTCTGCCAGCATCCTAATGCTGCAAAGCACAAGTGTCTAGTGAGGTGGTGGGCATACCTTTGCCACCCCTCCACttcattgttttgcttttcagtctACCTTGACCAAAAGCAGAACGAAGCCAGCTCTGTTCAACATCATCAGCACCAGCTGCCTCAGCGGAAGAGTTTTGTCCACTGACCAGCATGCCAGGATTCAGGGGAGAtgggctgagccctgggggGCAATGCCACCCCCACTGCAGGCCACCAGCAGCCtcagagccagagcagctcaCTCAGTGAGCAGCCAACCCCAGGTGACATCTGTGAGGCAGggtctggcagctgctgcagatgcaaaccctcagcagtgctgcagaagaacaaaagaaatgcagcagtggAGTGGCTGATGGCAGCAAACACAAGGACAACCCCCTGCCCCTCCACAGCTGGAACAGGGGAGATAAACACTCTGCAGGCTCAGAGGAGGCTCCCAttctcagcctgtctgcacAGCAAAACACTGCAGTGAAATACTGAGTCCCACCTCCCCACCAGAGGGTGGTATCCAACTCTACAACTGTCCCAGGTGGGAAACAAGTTGAGTGTgtaggcagcagctctgcccagggtCCATAAAACAACCTACACAGCTTGCCAGAGAGGCCTGCAGCTCCCCTTCATTGGCCATGGAGCCTCCAGGCTCAAGCTGAAGCCCTGGCTGGCCCCAGCTACAAGCTGCAAGCCCTTTACAGAGacaggggtttggggaggggagcaggcCCCCCAGACAGCTCTTGGCTGCAAATCTTGATGTAAGCATATGAATGAACAGATACTCCCTCCTCGAGAGAAGGATGCGCTCCTCCAGCCCAATGAAGAGCCTGCATGATGTAGGGTGGGAGGACAACACAAACCCAACTCAAAAACCAGACAGCGGGCTGAGGGCAGGATTTGAAGGGGGTATGGTGAAGGGAACTGGGCTGTTCTCTGCCCTGCACTCCCATGGAAGCCAAGAAACACCAGACAGACAAGAGCACAGGACAAAATTAAAACAGGAGGCCTGGGCTTTGTAAGCCCTCAAAAAAATACCTACATCTACAgacctctccccttccctcccccacaACAAGACACTGAGCACACAAGACTGAGAAGAAAAGTCACACAATATCACACTACTCTAGGAAAAACACGCAGAGAGCCCTACCCAGGAAGGGAGGCCCCAGAGAGGCACCAGAGCCTGAAGCCCCCCCAGAGAAGGGGGCGTGCAAGGAGACCCTGATGAAGGGCTGCTGCCGAGCCATGAGGTAGTGcatctgcagggagcagctcctcagcacgCTGCCCTCGCATCCCTGTTGGCCCTGCACCAAGCCCTTCCCAGAAAAGCCCGGTAGCATCCTTCACGCCTTGCTTGCCTGGGGCAAAACCTTGTTCTTAAATCTGGAGGGGTTTCTGCAGGCTGGAGGCCAGGATCAGAGGGAAGCGCAGCTCTGATAGCTGAGACTCCTCAACACACCCTCAGTGCAGGCATCAGACCGGCTGCCAACAGCTGTGTCTATTTATGTGtggtgggggaaagaaaaaaacaatacaccccaaaaccaaaggcttggaaagaagaaagaagccCACCCAAGAGCAAAGCATCAGCACCgttcaaacaaaacaacagcacaGAGAACAGGGGAAGAGGTGTGAGGGAGGAGACACACAAATACAAACCCCAGCGCCCACCAGGCACTGCCTCCCCGAACCacctcagcaggcagcagccttGCCCCACACCACAGCACCAGCCCCTGTGCACTGCTTCAGTGGGGACCAggtgctgagcccagccctggagaCACACGACAGCAACCTGCAGAGGCAGATTCTGGAGACCCACCCAGTGGTGgctggggaaaacaaaacccaggagGAAAATGAGACACCAGCAATCCCAGCTCATCCCCACGGCACACAGCCATCTGCTGGGAGAGTCCTTGTGCCCCACTCACAGCCGCTGGGGCTCCCAGGGAATCAGACGCCACCACACAGGCACTCTGCCCTGTTGGCACAAGTTaaaagagagcagagcagctgcagggaagcaACACGAGAGCACCCAGGGCCTCAGGTACCTGAGTGGGAAGGGGGATGAGAGCAAAAAGAGGCACAGGCACCAGGACAAGGGGTACCAAGAACTAGCTCTGGTACAGGCACCAGTGTGAGGCTGTGAAGAGAACTGCGAGTGTGTCAGGGCAGTGGGTGTGCTTCTGCACACTGCGTGTGCTTGTACTGAGGGTCTGAGGTGCCAGGGAAGGGAGATCCCAGCTCTTCCAGGTAGCAAAAGAagagaataaatataaaatctcAGATATTTCCCCTGGGAGGAGGGTACTAAGGGAGGCTTCTCGCTCAGGTGGACTGATGGGGGTACCCCACAGTTCCGCTAAGCGTGGCTGCTTCTTGCTCTGCCTCAGCTGAGAAGGTTGCCCTGTTCCTGGGCTTGTGTTAGACTGTCTTTGCGATGTAAGTGGTGCACCCCCATCCTCTTGGGGCTGCGGTGCGGCCGACTGAAAGGAGGCTTGACCCTGCCTTCTCCGCTTTCCTCTTGGACACCTCCTTGGCTGCTCTCCCTGTTTCCCTGGAGCAGCATTTCTCTCTCCTCAGCTGGGCTCTCAGGCAAGCCAAGGTCTACATAGTCCTTGTGCTTCTCTGGTGAGGGGCTTTCAGGCTCAGCAGTGCCTCCACCACTTTCAAGCAACAGCTTCTGGGCTTCATCCTGGGAGAAATCTGTACCATAGTCTGAGGAGAAATGGCTCCTGCGGGCTCTGGACTCGGTGCTGTCTGTGTCCACGCTTGAGTCCCGACTCACggtccagctgcagctctgtgcagacTCCTCACCATCTGAGTAAGCTGAGGCTGCCCTACCCAGCTCCTGCATGGAGCGGCTGAACCTCTTCTGGAGCTCGGGGGCTGTATCACGGCTGAAAGCCGTGCGGTTCATCAGCACTCGCTCTGAGGTGGGGGGTGCCTTATCCACAAACATACGCTGCCAGTTAGCCAGCAGGTCCtcctcagagctggcagagctggcaaaGGCGCTCGGGATTTGGGGAGGGCTGCTGAatgggctgctctgggaagagCCGTGAGCCCTGGCTGCTTTGGGGGACTGCTGACAGGAACAGCTGGAGGCTGAACGGTGCCCTTCTgaagcagggctgctggggagtGTCCGGTGCCTGTCACAGCTCTCATCTTCGCTCTGCACCAAGCTGAGGGAAATGGCCTGGCGCGTAGCATACGTACAGTTGGGCAGGGGGCTGTTCTTTGGGATCCTTACCTTGTCCTCAGAGAACTCAATCACTTTGCGCCCTGGGTACATAGGATGGGGAGGTGAGGGAGTAGGGTATGGGCTTAGCTTCTCAAAGGCAGGCACCTCctcaggaacaccttccacacTACTCTGTGGCTTGCAGCCACCATTCTGCTGTTTCCCTGCATCTCCGCCCTCCTTCCCCATCTGCCCTGCACTGTTGCAGGCATCAGGAAGGGCTCCGCTCATGTCCACATGCACAAAGACATCCTCAGCCATGGGACAGCTGCCACTGCTAGACTTGGCTGAATTCAGTACCAGAGATTCTGGTTTCTCCAAGACTCTGGCGATAACTGAGGTGGGCACAACATCAGATGGAGCCAGGGTGTGGGCCACCTCTTGGCCAGGGCCTGCAGACTCTTGTGTGCTGTGCAAATGCTTATTCACCATGTCCTGCAGCTCATAGGGAAGctagggagaaggaaaaggacatTAAAAGGGGGCAGCCACACAAGCAATTTAGTTTCATGAAATCTGCTTTTTCCAACCAACCTACATGTGTATTTTGTAGTCATTATCTTGACCCTAACATTCACCTACCTTGCTTTCAGAAGGGTAtcttttttcaaagcaaaactgccccatgaGTGACTAACAAGGCTCTCTAGCAGTCATAGCAGTCATGCTTCTAGGCCATGGTTCACAGGCCCCATGTAGCAAAGCAAACAGGTAAAGACAGCACATGGGCTCAGTCCCACATGCCTGTGAGCACAGAGATAAGGCCCAGCCAGCACATGCTAGGAAGGGGTCTATTGATCTGTGGAAAATCAGCTGGTGGTTGCACTGAAGTGACTCTATAGCCCCCACTGCTGAGATCCACAGTGCTCCCTGAATGCATAATTGCAGCCATGCTGCCTTGGCAGCCTGCCCACAGACCAGAATCGATGCCTTCCTGTGTTCCTACCAACTCCAACACATCACCCGCTTCCTCACTCTATCCATTTCAGAGAGACAAACATAGGGCTTATGACCAAAGTTGTTGGACTGGGGTCTCACCAGGGGGTAAAGCATTACCCCTAGTCCTGCAAATGGGCACTACTGCTCTCCCCATTACTCTgccaagctgccctcacctgGGTCACCACAGGCAAGTGAAGTATGAAGTGGAGAGCAGAGGTCCCCAAGCCACCCAGTGGCACAGCGAAGCCTGTCCCATCACAGCCAGAAGGAAACTGCACCCACATCTGGGCGCGCAGGGCACACTGCATAACAACAACTGGCTGTGAGGCAGGCTGTCTGCATAGCTGCTCAGAACCAAACTCCCTCCAGTGGCAGCCATGTGGAACACAGTGCTCTGGGGGACAGAATTCAAAGCTCCAGAGAGGGGGGACAGCTGGGAGAGAGGTCAAGGTTACCCCAGCAGTAACTGATACACTGACCTCAAGAGTGCTAATTTGAGACACAATGGGGGAGGGTGACATAGTGGTCACCTGCTAAGTTAAAACTTAGACAAGCATGTAGTTTTGCTGAGATGAACACAAGAAGGGAGAGAGACTAGAGGTATGGCGAAGAGAGAGCTGGGCTAAGGGCCTGGACAATACTTTCAACTAAAGAATTGATACTACTAATGTGAAAGAAGATGAGAGCAGGATGAGCTGAACTGCCCCCACCCTCATCCCTCCCCATAAGGGGCAGTGAGTTGGTACCAGCTTCTCCTGCTCAGAAGGTCTAGAAAACCCTAAATGCTGCCTCACACATTTCTCCTCAGAGTGACATCAGGTCAGACTACTGCTGCTTCTTATGAGGCAGTATGGCCCTTCCATGTGGCCaggtgaggaaggaaaaaggatggAGCAGAGTAAAGAGAGGTCTGTCCTCCTGCCAGCTACCAGCATGCACCCAGGAGACTATCAAGTTCAAGGTTATTGTGCTTTTTATAACAGCTCCTGGCTGAACTGTGAAATGAAGCTGTCATGAAAGGGGAGCTGGCAGAAGCTCTGTGCTGCCTTCTCAGTGGGAGTGGGAACAGGAACCTCCCCCTACCTCTGAGACTAAAGGATGAGaggccagcagctctgtggagaa
Coding sequences:
- the TJAP1 gene encoding tight junction-associated protein 1 gives rise to the protein MSSAAPSKKPYRKAPPQHREIRHEVPIIRDDQDGVILAEQSQEPLTDAERMKLLQHENEELRRRLTYVTNKMEAMERELESGQDYLEMELGQNREELEKFKDKFRRLQNSYTASQRTNQDLEEKLHALIKKAEMDRKTLDWEIVELTNKLLDAKTTINKLEELNERYRQDCNLAVQLLKCNKSHFRNHKFADLPYELQDMVNKHLHSTQESAGPGQEVAHTLAPSDVVPTSVIARVLEKPESLVLNSAKSSSGSCPMAEDVFVHVDMSGALPDACNSAGQMGKEGGDAGKQQNGGCKPQSSVEGVPEEVPAFEKLSPYPTPSPPHPMYPGRKVIEFSEDKVRIPKNSPLPNCTYATRQAISLSLVQSEDESCDRHRTLPSSPASEGHRSASSCSCQQSPKAARAHGSSQSSPFSSPPQIPSAFASSASSEEDLLANWQRMFVDKAPPTSERVLMNRTAFSRDTAPELQKRFSRSMQELGRAASAYSDGEESAQSCSWTVSRDSSVDTDSTESRARRSHFSSDYGTDFSQDEAQKLLLESGGGTAEPESPSPEKHKDYVDLGLPESPAEEREMLLQGNRESSQGGVQEESGEGRVKPPFSRPHRSPKRMGVHHLHRKDSLTQAQEQGNLLS